The genomic region TGGCGCCGATGAAACCGTCCCCGGTGCCGCCGTCAGGGGCCTGTACGCCGGCGAAGCGGCGCCAGGCAGCGTTGACCGCGACGATGACGCCGGCGGCGTCCAGCAACACCACATGGGCCGGCAGCGCGTCCAGGATCGCCGCCTGCTGCCGGGCCAGGAGCTGCCGCTCGCGTTCCTGCGCGTGCCATTCGGTGACGTCGATGCGGGCGCTGCAGATCAGGTCCTGGCCCTTCAGCCGCAGCGGCGCGTCGAAGGTGAGGATGTCGCGCAGGTCGCCCGCGTCGTTGCGCCGCCGGGTCTCGAAGCGGGCCTGGGCGGTCGCCGTCAGCCTGCGTGCCGGCGGCGCGGCGGCGCCGGGCGGCGGGTCGCGCCAGGCCTGGGCGAGATCATTGCAGGCAACGCAGCTTTGCGTCTGCGGGTCGATCAGGGCCAGCGCCACCGGCACGGCGTCGAACAGCTCGCGGAACTGCGCCTCGGCCGCGCGCAGCCTGGCGGCGGCGAGGTTGCGCGCCGCGGCGGCGCGCAGGTCGGGCCGGCGCGGCGGGGTTTCGTCCGGGGCGAGCAGCATGCCCCAGCCGCCGCGCCAGCCGCCGCCGGGGGCCCGGATCCGGCTGCCGTGCAGTTGCGCCCGCGTCCCCCCGCCGGCGGCGGGGGCGGCCAGCCGGCAGGTCACGGCGAAGCCGCTGCCCCGCCGCATGGCCCGGGCCACCGCCGCCAGCACGGCCGGGCGATCCTGCGGGTGGATCGCGGCCAGCAGCCGGGTGGGCAGTCGGGCACCACGCGTGGCTGCCGGCCAGCCGAAGCAGACCAGTCGTCCGGTCGCGGCATCCCAGTCCCACCTGCCGAGGATACCGGCAGTGGCTGGGGGGTGACCCATCCTGCCCGTGCTCCACTTGCATTGCCGGTCGCATGCTACATCCGGCCCGCGGCACTGTCGCGTGAGCCCCGGACGTGGGAGACCTGTCCCGCACGGTGGTGCCGCGCCCGCGGCCCGCCGGAGCCGTTCACCGCTTCGGGTAGGCCGTGAAGACGAAGTCCTTTGCCCGGGCGATCGTGTGGCACGCGGCCCCGCAACCGGCCCCGCTCCCCTCGGGTGAGAAGGTATCTGAGGCGGGCGCGTAGTTGAACTGGGCGTATCCCCATCCGCCGCTGTCCGGGAAACGCCGGCTGTCCTTCACCATGAAGTCGATGTTCTTCAGGACATCCGGCACGATCGTCGGAGCGGGGGCGTCCTCGCTCCGCTTCGCCGTCCAATGGATCTTCGCCATCCGGGCGCCATCGGGGAAAGGCTTGCCGTTGCCCGGACTGCCGGCCTGGTAGGCGTCGATCATCACGGGATTGCCGAGGATCACATCGATCACGTCGCCGGCCTGGCTGACGGCGATGGTCCGCCAGCCTTCGTATCCCCTGAACTCGGAGAAGGACAGTCCATCCGGCACCTGCACGGCGTACTTGTCCTGCGCCGCAAGAACCATGCCGCCTGCGACAAGAGGCAGTGCCGCAGCCGTCGCCAGGGATGCAGTCCTTGTCACCGCCCGCTCCCTTTCGTTGTCTGCTTTTTATTGCGGATCAAGGATATATAAGGAAAAAGCGCTACCAAGGGCGGCAGGCTCCGTCAAGCGCGGGGATCCTTTGCTCCGGATGCAGTGACCGCGCCGCACCGTCATTCCGTCATCTCACACGATGTTGAGGGTTGCGGATCGGGTACGCCCCCTCCTGTTCGGGATTCCAACACACGAACCGCCCATCACGGATGCAGGGAGGCCGCGATGCCGAGGATGCGGGTTGTGCAGGTGGCGACAAAAGGCGGCCCGTTCGAGCTGGTGGAGCGCGAATTGCCGGAGCCCGGGCCGGGAGAGGTGCGCGTCAGGGTGCAGGCCTGCGGC from Rhodovastum atsumiense harbors:
- a CDS encoding cytochrome P460 family protein; the encoded protein is MTRTASLATAAALPLVAGGMVLAAQDKYAVQVPDGLSFSEFRGYEGWRTIAVSQAGDVIDVILGNPVMIDAYQAGSPGNGKPFPDGARMAKIHWTAKRSEDAPAPTIVPDVLKNIDFMVKDSRRFPDSGGWGYAQFNYAPASDTFSPEGSGAGCGAACHTIARAKDFVFTAYPKR